The Bacteroides acidifaciens genome includes a region encoding these proteins:
- a CDS encoding tetratricopeptide repeat protein, with amino-acid sequence MGNFRILLYVFVLSLAACHPEGTNVKQGLNKAAQLIEQDPDTASIILETIQMNQMNEAQLAEYNLLCTQFNEDKNIPHSSDNQIRQAVSYYEQYGNEYQKSKAYYYLACVESDLNKEKDAEIHFKKAIKLAAQTEEYEQMTKICKRCSLYYQKYGNFDEALEMERKAYASQLMLIDSKDRSTVILSSALGLFGVMSLLLGLLWKKHLSVHSQLDTFKEEMQKKGIESDKLALQCNYLEEKYQSLQQHIYEDSPVVTKVRQLKERTALSSKTSSFSEKDWTELLRLQESVYGFVSKLKELSPKLTEEDLRVCAFLREGVQPACFADLMKLSVETLTRRISRIKTEKLMLVNSKESLEDIVKSL; translated from the coding sequence ATGGGTAATTTTCGAATTTTATTGTATGTATTTGTCCTTTCTCTGGCTGCCTGTCATCCTGAGGGAACTAATGTGAAACAAGGATTAAACAAAGCAGCTCAATTAATAGAACAAGACCCGGACACAGCATCCATTATCCTTGAGACTATTCAAATGAACCAAATGAATGAAGCGCAGCTTGCAGAGTATAATCTGCTATGCACTCAATTCAACGAAGATAAAAATATTCCTCATTCTTCTGATAACCAAATCCGTCAAGCCGTATCTTATTACGAACAATACGGGAATGAATATCAGAAATCGAAAGCCTATTATTATCTGGCATGTGTAGAAAGTGACTTGAATAAGGAGAAAGATGCCGAGATTCATTTTAAAAAAGCAATAAAACTTGCCGCACAAACAGAAGAATATGAACAGATGACTAAGATTTGCAAGAGATGCAGCCTTTATTATCAGAAATATGGCAACTTTGATGAAGCACTGGAAATGGAAAGAAAAGCATATGCCAGCCAATTGATGCTAATTGACAGTAAGGACCGTTCTACCGTAATTCTGTCTTCTGCCTTAGGATTATTCGGAGTCATGTCCCTCTTGCTCGGATTACTTTGGAAGAAACATCTGTCTGTACATTCGCAATTGGATACCTTTAAGGAAGAAATGCAGAAGAAAGGTATCGAATCAGACAAGTTGGCACTACAATGTAACTATCTTGAAGAAAAATATCAATCTCTGCAACAACATATCTATGAAGATTCTCCGGTTGTCACAAAAGTCCGTCAATTGAAAGAACGGACAGCCTTATCTTCCAAAACATCTTCCTTTTCCGAAAAAGACTGGACAGAATTATTACGACTTCAAGAAAGCGTTTACGGGTTTGTATCCAAATTGAAAGAGTTAAGTCCCAAACTTACCGAAGAAGATTTAAGAGTATGCGCGTTTTTAAGAGAAGGGGTTCAGCCTGCTTGCTTTGCGGATTTAATGAAACTGAGTGTTGAAACTCTGACCCGAAGAATTTCCAGAATAAAAACAGAAAAACTGATGCTGGTAAACTCCAAAGAATCACTGGAAGATATTGTAAAATCTTTGTAG